In a single window of the Paenibacillus sp. MMS20-IR301 genome:
- the fliY gene encoding flagellar motor switch phosphatase FliY, with translation MTSKDYLSQEEIDALLRQSAEGTMAPSAKTVDDYLTPFEQDALGEIGNITFGSAATALSTLLGKKVDITTPKVSIITRGEFEEAFPKPHVAVHVQYVDGFQGINSLVIKIRDAQVIADLMLGGEGEPKDEELNEIHISAVQEAMNQMMGSSATSMSTIFNRFVNISPPGIDILNMSSGEGVGSLPDDETLIQVSFRLKIGDLIDSTIMQLLPVQFAKDMVTMLLGDVSQADQEAAVTATAPPAQPAAAPAPAAPPVQQAPAPDPGAIPPQYPPQGMPPYPGMPEGGYYYPPAGMPAYGMPGMPPYGMPPQGMPYAPPPQQPQNPAPNRNVNVQPVQFANLSAGAFGNIDENNLNLLMDIPLRVTVELGRTQKQIKDILEMSQGSIIELDKLAGEPVDILVNNKLIAKGEVVVIDENFGVRVTDIVSQWDRIQKLQ, from the coding sequence CGAGTAAAGATTATTTGTCCCAGGAAGAGATAGATGCTCTTCTCAGACAGTCTGCGGAAGGTACCATGGCTCCCTCTGCGAAGACAGTGGATGATTACCTGACGCCGTTTGAGCAAGATGCTTTGGGGGAAATCGGCAATATCACCTTCGGCAGTGCAGCCACTGCCTTATCTACACTGCTTGGCAAAAAAGTCGATATTACCACCCCAAAGGTATCGATCATTACCCGCGGCGAATTTGAGGAAGCTTTCCCTAAACCTCATGTAGCCGTTCATGTCCAATATGTGGACGGTTTCCAGGGGATTAATTCCCTGGTGATCAAGATCAGGGATGCCCAGGTCATTGCTGATCTGATGCTTGGCGGCGAAGGCGAGCCTAAGGATGAAGAGTTAAATGAGATTCATATCAGTGCCGTGCAGGAAGCCATGAATCAGATGATGGGTTCCTCAGCGACCTCGATGTCGACGATTTTTAACCGGTTTGTCAATATTTCTCCTCCGGGTATTGATATTCTCAATATGTCCAGCGGTGAAGGTGTAGGAAGCCTCCCGGATGATGAGACACTGATCCAGGTTTCGTTCCGGCTGAAGATTGGTGATCTGATCGACTCCACCATTATGCAGCTCCTGCCTGTACAGTTCGCCAAGGACATGGTCACCATGCTGCTTGGGGATGTGAGCCAGGCTGACCAGGAAGCTGCGGTTACTGCAACAGCACCGCCGGCCCAGCCGGCCGCAGCACCTGCTCCGGCAGCTCCTCCGGTCCAGCAGGCGCCTGCTCCTGATCCCGGGGCAATCCCGCCGCAATATCCGCCGCAGGGAATGCCGCCGTATCCGGGAATGCCTGAGGGAGGCTACTATTATCCGCCTGCCGGAATGCCGGCTTACGGCATGCCCGGAATGCCGCCATATGGAATGCCTCCGCAAGGTATGCCGTATGCGCCGCCGCCCCAGCAGCCGCAGAATCCGGCGCCTAACCGTAACGTCAATGTACAACCGGTACAATTTGCCAACCTGAGCGCAGGGGCCTTTGGCAATATTGACGAAAATAATTTAAATTTATTGATGGACATTCCACTGAGAGTGACCGTAGAATTAGGAAGGACCCAGAAGCAGATCAAAGATATTCTGGAAATGTCGCAAGGTTCGATTATCGAGCTGGACAAGCTGGCGGGTGAGCCTGTTGACATTCTGGTTAACAACAAGCTCATTGCCAAAGGGGAAGTCGTAGTTATTGACGAAAACTTCGGTGTCCGCGTTACGGATATCGTCAGCCAGTGGGACCGTATACAAAAATTACAATAA
- a CDS encoding response regulator, with translation MANRILIVDDAAFMRMMIRDILSKNGFEVVGEAQDGSQAIEKFKELRPDLITMDITMPEMDGIAALKEIKKVDANAKVIMCSAMGQQAMVIDAIQAGAKDFIVKPFQADRVIEAINKTLGV, from the coding sequence ATGGCTAACCGAATTCTAATCGTGGACGATGCAGCATTTATGAGAATGATGATCCGGGATATTTTGTCGAAGAACGGGTTTGAGGTAGTGGGTGAAGCCCAGGACGGCTCACAGGCTATAGAGAAATTTAAGGAACTGCGCCCGGATCTGATCACGATGGATATCACCATGCCTGAAATGGACGGAATCGCCGCCCTGAAAGAAATCAAAAAAGTAGACGCCAATGCCAAAGTCATCATGTGTTCAGCCATGGGTCAGCAGGCTATGGTCATTGATGCAATTCAAGCCGGTGCCAAGGACTTTATTGTGAAGCCTTTCCAGGCAGACCGGGTAATTGAAGCGATCAATAAAACGCTGGGTGTGTAA
- a CDS encoding flagellar biosynthetic protein FliO — translation MLATSGTLGAGNPLLSLLKVVFVLAVIVVLIVLLIRFLGRRNQSLMSGRSIRTLGAMGLGPNKSVQVIELGSSLYLIGVGENISMMDKITDPAEVALIISAFEDQASAADNFMTPLIGKIRSRLRGDVPSQEIELNETSSFYETLQSKLALAPERKEMLEELLRDDDDRKKESGDL, via the coding sequence ATGTTAGCCACTTCCGGAACGCTCGGAGCCGGTAATCCCCTGCTGAGTTTGCTCAAAGTTGTGTTTGTTCTGGCAGTAATAGTCGTTCTTATCGTGCTGCTGATCCGTTTTCTGGGACGCCGCAATCAGAGTCTGATGAGCGGCCGTTCCATCCGTACACTTGGTGCAATGGGGCTTGGCCCCAATAAGTCGGTACAGGTTATAGAACTCGGCAGCAGCCTTTATCTAATTGGTGTTGGTGAGAACATTTCCATGATGGACAAGATCACTGATCCGGCTGAAGTTGCGCTTATTATTTCCGCATTTGAGGATCAGGCCTCCGCAGCGGATAATTTCATGACTCCGTTAATCGGCAAGATCAGATCCAGGCTGCGCGGCGATGTCCCGTCCCAGGAGATTGAGCTGAATGAGACATCCTCCTTCTATGAGACACTGCAGTCGAAGCTCGCACTCGCGCCTGAGCGGAAAGAAATGCTGGAAGAATTGCTGCGCGATGATGATGACCGTAAGAAAGAGTCGGGGGATCTATGA
- the fliP gene encoding flagellar type III secretion system pore protein FliP (The bacterial flagellar biogenesis protein FliP forms a type III secretion system (T3SS)-type pore required for flagellar assembly.), with the protein MKKKLILSLLLFGVFSILLLHPVHADPIPGISIQVGDNNGSSSGTSSISILMLVTVLSIAPSFLVLMTSFTRIVIVLGFVRTSLGTQQMPPNQVLVGLALFLTLFIMSPTLATVNETALQPYIKGNLTQSEALDKAQQPLKEFMFKQTNTKDLLLFMNYTGNNASVKPASYNDIPLTVMVPAFAIGEMKKAFMMGFMIFIPFLIIDIVVSSTLMAMGMMMLPPVMISLPFKIMLFVLVDGWYLVVKSLLLSFNT; encoded by the coding sequence ATGAAAAAAAAGCTGATTCTTTCGCTGCTGTTATTCGGTGTATTCAGTATTCTGCTTCTGCACCCGGTTCACGCTGATCCGATTCCGGGCATCAGTATCCAGGTCGGTGATAATAATGGTTCAAGCAGCGGTACGAGTTCTATCTCCATACTGATGCTTGTTACGGTTCTTAGTATTGCCCCATCTTTTCTGGTGCTTATGACCAGTTTCACCCGGATTGTAATTGTGCTGGGCTTTGTAAGAACATCACTAGGCACGCAGCAGATGCCTCCGAACCAGGTTCTTGTAGGGCTGGCTCTGTTCCTGACCCTGTTTATCATGTCGCCCACACTGGCAACGGTGAATGAAACGGCTCTGCAGCCGTACATCAAAGGCAACTTGACCCAAAGCGAGGCTCTCGACAAGGCCCAACAGCCACTGAAGGAATTTATGTTCAAGCAGACGAATACCAAGGACCTGCTGCTGTTTATGAACTATACCGGCAACAATGCTTCGGTCAAACCTGCCAGCTACAATGATATTCCCTTGACAGTGATGGTTCCGGCTTTTGCCATTGGTGAGATGAAAAAGGCCTTTATGATGGGCTTTATGATTTTCATTCCGTTTCTGATCATTGATATCGTGGTATCGAGCACGCTGATGGCGATGGGGATGATGATGCTGCCGCCGGTAATGATCTCATTGCCCTTCAAGATCATGCTCTTTGTACTGGTGGACGGCTGGTACCTGGTTGTCAAATCACTGCTGCTCAGCTTTAACACCTGA
- the fliQ gene encoding flagellar biosynthesis protein FliQ produces MSAEFIIGLAGQAVYLVLETSAPMLILGLVVGLIVSIFQATTQIQEQTLAFVPKIVAVLLALLLFGPWIITKLVDFTSQILGSLYMYIG; encoded by the coding sequence ATGAGTGCGGAGTTTATTATCGGTCTAGCCGGCCAAGCCGTATATTTGGTGCTCGAAACAAGCGCCCCCATGCTGATTCTTGGTCTGGTGGTAGGGCTGATCGTCAGTATCTTTCAGGCTACAACCCAGATTCAGGAGCAGACCTTGGCGTTTGTTCCCAAAATCGTTGCCGTGCTGCTGGCTTTACTGCTGTTCGGTCCGTGGATTATTACCAAGCTGGTGGACTTTACCAGCCAAATCTTAGGCAGTCTCTATATGTATATCGGTTGA
- the fliR gene encoding flagellar biosynthetic protein FliR, protein MDTLTQSFPVFLLIFCRISAFFVVVPVFSSQSVPTTFKIGLSFFVSMVIFSSAGMNTIVPQDLNFVLLIVREALIGLLLGFIAYLMFMTIQTAGSFIDIQIGFGIANVIDPMTGASAPIIGNFKYMIALLLFLSMNGHHHLLDAIVYSYKWVPLDNDLFLKMIDGSLSEFLIRTFAQSFMLAFQMSAPLVTALFLTDVGLAFLARTAPQYNVFVIGVPLKIIIGLALLLVLMPGLAVLFQSLFDIMFESMQNLLGLVGKSP, encoded by the coding sequence ATAGATACCCTAACGCAAAGTTTTCCTGTTTTTCTGTTGATTTTTTGTCGAATTTCAGCCTTTTTTGTTGTCGTTCCTGTCTTTTCTTCACAAAGCGTGCCGACAACATTCAAAATTGGTTTGTCTTTTTTTGTTTCCATGGTAATCTTCAGCTCAGCCGGCATGAATACCATAGTTCCGCAGGATCTTAATTTTGTTCTGCTGATCGTCAGGGAAGCCTTGATTGGGCTGCTGCTTGGCTTCATTGCTTACCTGATGTTTATGACGATTCAGACAGCAGGCTCTTTTATCGATATCCAGATCGGGTTTGGGATTGCGAATGTTATCGACCCCATGACCGGCGCATCTGCACCGATAATCGGCAACTTTAAATATATGATAGCGCTGCTGCTGTTTCTGAGCATGAACGGACATCATCATTTGCTGGATGCAATCGTCTACAGTTATAAGTGGGTACCGCTGGACAATGACCTGTTCCTCAAAATGATTGACGGAAGCCTGTCGGAGTTTCTGATCCGCACCTTCGCCCAGTCGTTTATGCTGGCCTTTCAAATGTCGGCGCCGCTGGTTACAGCCTTATTCCTGACGGATGTCGGCCTGGCCTTCCTGGCAAGAACGGCTCCGCAATATAATGTGTTCGTCATCGGTGTCCCGCTCAAAATTATTATCGGCCTGGCTCTGCTGCTTGTACTAATGCCGGGGCTGGCAGTGCTGTTCCAGAGTCTCTTCGATATTATGTTTGAGTCCATGCAGAACCTGCTTGGTCTCGTGGGGAAGAGTCCTTAG
- the flhB gene encoding flagellar biosynthesis protein FlhB, producing the protein MAKPKRYKLNLQLFGGDKTEKATPKKRQDARKKGQVAKSAEISGAVVLFSALLSLSVFGGFMKERFMKLYTDVLQNRMMLEVTPENVSELFNQYGLQILILLAPLLGITFVLALVVNFAQVGFMATGEGITPKFSKINPIKGFKNIFSMRSFVEFLKSVFKLLLIAYLVYSTLWGEKDSFASLSHVSAEGVYGFAAKLTMSLGIKIAAALFIMAVLDYIYQKYEHEKSLKMSKQDIKDEYKKMEGDPIIKGKIRERQRRMAMQRMMQEVPKADVIITNPTHFAVALKYDGSKMEAPQIIAKGQDYVALRIRELAKEHGVVTMENKPLARALFQRAEIGDVVPPDLFQAVAEVLAYVYKLKGKRR; encoded by the coding sequence ATGGCTAAGCCGAAGCGTTATAAACTGAATCTCCAGCTGTTCGGGGGAGACAAGACGGAGAAAGCTACCCCGAAGAAACGGCAGGATGCCCGCAAGAAGGGGCAGGTGGCCAAAAGCGCGGAGATATCCGGTGCAGTGGTGCTGTTCTCGGCCCTGTTATCTCTGAGCGTCTTCGGCGGGTTCATGAAAGAACGTTTCATGAAGCTGTACACGGATGTATTACAGAACCGGATGATGCTGGAAGTGACACCTGAGAATGTATCGGAATTATTTAACCAGTACGGGCTGCAGATTCTGATTCTGCTGGCTCCGCTGCTGGGGATAACGTTCGTGCTGGCGCTGGTGGTGAATTTCGCCCAGGTAGGCTTCATGGCTACCGGTGAGGGAATTACGCCCAAGTTCAGCAAGATTAATCCGATCAAAGGATTCAAAAATATTTTCTCCATGCGTTCGTTTGTCGAATTCCTGAAGTCAGTATTCAAGCTGCTCCTGATTGCCTATCTGGTTTACAGCACGCTCTGGGGGGAGAAAGACAGCTTTGCATCCCTTTCCCATGTGAGTGCGGAAGGTGTCTACGGCTTCGCTGCGAAGCTGACCATGAGCCTTGGCATCAAAATTGCAGCGGCTCTTTTTATAATGGCCGTTCTGGACTATATTTATCAGAAATATGAACACGAGAAAAGCTTGAAGATGTCGAAGCAGGACATTAAAGATGAGTACAAAAAGATGGAGGGTGACCCCATCATCAAAGGCAAGATCAGGGAACGGCAGCGCAGAATGGCGATGCAGCGGATGATGCAGGAGGTTCCAAAGGCCGATGTGATCATCACGAACCCGACCCACTTTGCAGTGGCCCTGAAGTATGACGGTTCCAAAATGGAGGCTCCGCAGATTATTGCCAAAGGCCAGGATTATGTGGCGCTCCGCATCCGGGAACTGGCCAAGGAGCATGGTGTTGTAACTATGGAGAATAAGCCGCTGGCACGGGCATTATTCCAGAGAGCGGAAATCGGTGATGTCGTTCCTCCCGATCTGTTCCAGGCAGTTGCCGAAGTGCTGGCCTATGTATACAAGCTAAAAGGTAAGAGGAGATAA
- the flhA gene encoding flagellar biosynthesis protein FlhA, with product MMILPIPVWLLDVLLIVNISIALIIILVAMNTRDALQFSIFPSLLLITTLFRLALNISTTKLILAEGHAGEVVATFGSWIARGQIAIGFIVFLILVVVQFIVITKGSERVAEVGARFTLDAMPGKQMSIDADLNAGMINETQARERRRNVEREADFFGAMDGASKFVKGDAIASIIILLINLIGGFIIGMTVHGLSFQDALSTYSVLTIGDGLVSQIPALLISTASGLIVTRAASDGNLAEDLTGQLLSYPKLLYIVAVTIAFLGFFTPITVMSTLPLAALMAYAAYSMGQKASKQQIAEEQLVEEKQIEEVRSPESVINLLTVDPIEFEFGYGLIPLADTGQGGDLLDRIIMIRRQCALEMGLVVPVIRIRDNIQLKPNEYVIKIKGNNVGGGELLLNHYLAMSPGYDDESISGIETIEPSFGLPALWIDESVKERAELSGYTVVDPPSVVATHLTELIKRHGHELLGRQETKQLVDNLRENYPVLVDELIPSILAVGDIQKVLGKLLREKISIRDLVTIFETLADYGTYTKDPDILTEYVRQSLSRQITQQFSQSGETLRVITVGPTLEKKISESVQQTEQGSYLALDPVSTQTVYQRLTEQINRLLQSGQQPIVLTSPTIRMYLRQVIERTMQDIPVLSYSELEPNIEIQSVGVVNL from the coding sequence ATGATGATTCTGCCCATCCCGGTCTGGCTGCTGGATGTTCTGTTAATTGTCAACATTTCGATAGCACTGATCATCATCCTGGTTGCGATGAATACGAGAGATGCGCTGCAGTTCTCGATTTTCCCTTCATTGCTCCTGATTACGACACTGTTCCGGCTGGCCCTGAATATCTCTACCACCAAGCTGATTCTTGCTGAAGGGCATGCCGGTGAGGTTGTGGCCACCTTCGGGAGCTGGATTGCCCGGGGACAAATCGCCATCGGGTTCATCGTCTTCCTGATCCTCGTTGTCGTACAGTTCATTGTTATCACCAAAGGCTCTGAGCGCGTTGCCGAGGTTGGCGCACGCTTTACGCTGGATGCAATGCCCGGCAAGCAGATGAGTATTGATGCGGATTTGAATGCGGGGATGATCAATGAGACCCAGGCCCGTGAACGCCGCCGCAACGTGGAGCGCGAAGCGGATTTCTTCGGAGCTATGGACGGTGCGAGTAAGTTCGTCAAAGGGGATGCAATTGCCAGTATTATCATCCTGCTGATCAATCTGATCGGCGGTTTCATTATCGGTATGACGGTTCACGGCTTATCGTTTCAGGATGCCCTTTCCACTTATTCCGTCCTGACGATCGGGGACGGTCTGGTCAGCCAGATTCCGGCACTGCTTATCTCGACTGCATCGGGCCTGATCGTAACCCGGGCAGCCTCGGATGGCAATCTGGCCGAGGATTTGACGGGCCAGCTGCTGTCTTATCCGAAGCTGCTTTACATTGTAGCTGTAACGATTGCCTTCCTCGGCTTCTTTACTCCAATCACGGTAATGTCGACTCTACCGCTTGCTGCACTGATGGCTTACGCTGCCTACAGTATGGGACAGAAGGCCAGTAAACAGCAGATTGCCGAAGAGCAGCTGGTAGAAGAGAAGCAGATTGAAGAGGTACGCAGTCCGGAAAGTGTAATCAATCTGCTGACGGTTGATCCGATCGAATTCGAATTCGGCTACGGTCTGATCCCGCTTGCGGATACCGGACAAGGCGGCGATCTGCTCGACCGAATCATCATGATTCGACGGCAATGTGCACTTGAAATGGGTCTTGTTGTGCCGGTGATTCGCATTCGTGACAATATTCAACTAAAACCGAACGAATATGTCATCAAAATTAAAGGAAATAACGTCGGCGGCGGTGAATTATTACTTAATCACTATCTGGCTATGAGTCCCGGTTACGATGACGAGTCGATTAGCGGAATTGAGACTATCGAACCATCCTTCGGACTTCCTGCACTCTGGATTGATGAGTCTGTGAAAGAACGTGCCGAATTATCGGGTTACACAGTAGTGGATCCGCCGTCTGTTGTAGCTACACATCTGACCGAATTGATCAAGCGTCATGGCCATGAGCTGCTCGGGCGTCAGGAAACGAAACAGCTGGTCGACAATCTCCGGGAGAATTATCCTGTACTGGTGGACGAGCTTATTCCGTCGATTCTTGCCGTCGGGGATATTCAGAAGGTGCTTGGAAAGCTGCTGCGTGAGAAAATCTCCATCCGGGATCTGGTAACCATCTTCGAGACTCTTGCAGATTACGGCACTTATACGAAGGATCCGGATATTCTGACCGAATATGTCCGGCAGTCCCTGTCGAGACAGATTACCCAGCAGTTCTCACAATCGGGGGAAACGCTGCGTGTCATTACAGTAGGGCCAACCCTGGAGAAGAAAATATCTGAAAGTGTCCAGCAGACAGAGCAGGGCAGCTATCTGGCATTAGACCCCGTATCCACGCAAACGGTCTATCAGCGGCTTACCGAGCAGATTAACCGGCTTCTGCAGTCCGGCCAGCAGCCGATCGTGCTGACTTCTCCGACTATCCGGATGTATCTGCGGCAGGTGATTGAACGGACGATGCAGGATATTCCGGTATTGTCCTACAGTGAGCTTGAGCCGAATATTGAAATTCAAAGCGTTGGGGTGGTGAACTTATGA
- the flhF gene encoding flagellar biosynthesis protein FlhF — translation MRVKRYVVDTMPDAMHSIRSELGSDAVILSTKEIKVGGFMGMFTKKKIEVVAAVENGQKPSKTEPAPALPMNIPRSAVPQAYQKAASAAGAVSAAAAVPQTPVHEPSAGRTFAEIAASLADPLEQGGGVAVMPPLVKTEPAEQAYASPAVELPPLMKPEISRTQVSAIHELPEAESSAGSEAGGLESDVLREIRDMKLWMERIARYSSGVAELPDSLEELKHRLIEQETDAVLVDEWIGNILERYREDGSGWNESRFGEALKEQLDEFLSGRIAGGIAPDTKIVYIAGPTGVGKTTTIAKLAAEQMFRQGRKVGLITSDTYRISAVEQLRTYASILNMPLEVVQSPGDLQRAMFRLEGCDLVLMDTAGRNYRNELLVAELQSLLAKELKSETFLVLSLTSKSRDMKKIVEHFGRYQLDKVIFTKLDETGSYGPLFNVLNDYPLKLSYMTNGQNVPDDLLLSTKEQVSGLLLGTGDE, via the coding sequence ATGAGAGTGAAGCGTTATGTGGTGGATACCATGCCTGACGCTATGCATTCCATCCGCAGCGAGCTTGGTAGCGATGCTGTTATTCTGAGTACTAAAGAGATTAAGGTCGGCGGCTTCATGGGCATGTTTACGAAAAAGAAAATCGAAGTCGTCGCTGCCGTCGAGAACGGGCAGAAGCCGTCAAAAACGGAGCCGGCACCTGCACTGCCGATGAATATTCCGCGCAGCGCCGTTCCGCAGGCTTATCAGAAGGCGGCTTCGGCAGCTGGCGCTGTATCCGCAGCGGCAGCTGTCCCGCAGACACCGGTACACGAGCCTTCCGCAGGCCGGACATTCGCAGAGATTGCCGCCTCGCTTGCTGATCCGCTGGAGCAGGGAGGCGGTGTAGCCGTAATGCCTCCGCTCGTCAAGACTGAACCGGCTGAGCAGGCTTACGCTTCACCGGCAGTGGAGCTGCCACCGTTAATGAAACCGGAGATCAGCAGGACGCAGGTGTCAGCAATCCATGAGCTGCCTGAAGCTGAATCGTCTGCAGGCAGTGAAGCCGGAGGGCTGGAGAGTGATGTGCTCCGTGAAATCAGGGATATGAAGCTCTGGATGGAGCGGATTGCGCGGTATTCATCCGGTGTGGCAGAATTGCCGGATTCACTGGAAGAGCTTAAGCACCGCCTGATAGAGCAGGAGACGGATGCTGTGCTGGTGGATGAATGGATCGGCAATATTCTGGAACGGTACCGGGAAGATGGAAGCGGATGGAACGAATCCCGGTTCGGGGAAGCGCTCAAGGAGCAGCTTGATGAATTTCTGAGCGGCCGGATTGCCGGCGGTATTGCACCGGATACGAAGATCGTATACATTGCCGGACCTACCGGTGTAGGCAAGACGACAACGATTGCCAAGCTGGCAGCGGAGCAGATGTTCAGGCAGGGCCGCAAGGTGGGGCTCATTACCTCGGATACCTACCGGATCTCGGCAGTGGAACAGCTTCGCACCTATGCTTCAATACTGAATATGCCGCTTGAGGTGGTCCAGTCGCCCGGTGATCTGCAGCGGGCGATGTTCCGGCTGGAAGGCTGTGATCTGGTTCTGATGGACACGGCCGGGCGGAACTACCGCAATGAATTGCTGGTAGCAGAGCTGCAGAGCCTGCTGGCCAAGGAGCTGAAAAGTGAAACCTTCCTCGTGCTCAGCCTGACATCCAAAAGCCGTGATATGAAGAAAATTGTCGAGCATTTCGGGCGTTATCAGCTCGACAAGGTTATTTTCACCAAGCTGGATGAAACGGGGAGCTACGGTCCGCTCTTCAATGTTCTTAATGATTATCCGCTAAAGCTCTCTTATATGACTAACGGCCAGAATGTACCGGATGATCTGCTGCTTTCAACTAAGGAACAGGTTAGCGGATTGCTGCTGGGAACAGGTGATGAGTGA